The bacterium genomic sequence CAGAGCTTTTGCTATCCTTGGAACGGCAGCTTCCGATAGCCCGAGAATGCTGGCAGTACCAGCGCAGAATTTAAGAAAATCCCGTCGACTGATGTTACGGAATGACGACATTAATTGTCTCCTCCTTTCCCTTTAACTATCCACCCATTCAAGGCAAGGAAATGCCGGGTTTCATAATGACCAGCATTTTCTACCTCCCTCGGCTGTTCCGGAATTTGAATACTGTATATTGTATAACATTTTAACATTAATTGTTATTCATGGTTGTTGTCAACCATACTGAGCTTTATTTTATATAATTTCGCAGGTTAAACATCATGAAAGATCATGAATCTAATTGTTATGCATGGTTGTTGTCAACCATACTGAGCTTTATTTTATATAATTTCGCAGGTTAAACATCATGAAAGGTCATGAATTTAAAAATAATTCTTGTTGAATAGGACAAAGTGAGCGGTTGGGGTGATCCATTGTGGATTGAGAATTTCCAATTTGGGATTCTGGATTCAGGGTCACAAGGGAATCGTGGCCGAAATAACGGTGATGGCGGTTTTTCCTAGCCATTTTTTTACCCCCCACCCTCGATACTGTTTAACAGGATCCGGTGTTTTACAAAATTATGACCTGCCCATTCTGGAGAATTTCGATGTGTTCCCTGCTCATTTCGGCAAGCTCATTGTTGATCTCTTCCATGTGGGAAGGCTTTGAGTGGGAGATGAAGAACCGAAGAGGCAGGTTTTTCATTTTCAGTACCTCCCGGGCCAGGAGATCTGGTGTCAAATGACCGGTATTGATGGCAAGCTCGGTCATTCTGTTGGGGAAGGACACCTCAACGATAACCCCATCCAGCACATGTTCATCACATGCATGCCAGGGCTGTTCGGTGGGACCGGTATCCCCGGTATAAACAACTTTTTTTCCCTCTTCGTTCTCCACAAGAAATCCCACTGCGGGCGTTGTGTGGTTCACATGGTAGGCGGTAACCCTGTGTTTATTGAGCTGAACAGTGGTTTCCGGCTCCATAGAAACGTACTGGATCGCAGGGTTATCCGGCGAGGGAATGAGGGAAAAATCAGGCCACACCAATCCGTTGAAGAGGTGTCGTTTCAGGATCTCAATGACCTCAGGGTCGCTGTATAAGAATACTGTGTGGTTTGCTCCCCTGGTAACCAGATTGTCCGCGAAGAAGGCAACAGCCTTGATGTGATCCAGGTGGGCGTGGGTGATAAATATGTTTTCGATGACCTTTTGGTCCTGGAAATCCAGTGCCAGCCCTATGGTTCCGGCATCCAGCAGAAGGGTGCGATCTATGAAAACCCTGGCATGTTATGCTCGGGAAGCTCTGCTCCGGCACATCCGAGCACTTGTAAACGCATGGAAAACTCCTTGTTTTTAAAAAGGTTTCACCTACCAAAAACCTGCTTTAGGGTTGACACTGTCATTTTCCATATGAGCTTTGGCCTGATAGCCCGGTAAAAAACATCTTTATATCTTTCATTCCCTGTGAACATGTCCCAGAGGATGGAACTGAGGATCTTATCCTCATCGGTGTTATTCCCGGATTCTTTTTTC encodes the following:
- a CDS encoding 3',5'-cyclic-nucleotide phosphodiesterase, whose protein sequence is MDFQDQKVIENIFITHAHLDHIKAVAFFADNLVTRGANHTVFLYSDPEVIEILKRHLFNGLVWPDFSLIPSPDNPAIQYVSMEPETTVQLNKHRVTAYHVNHTTPAVGFLVENEEGKKVVYTGDTGPTEQPWHACDEHVLDGVIVEVSFPNRMTELAINTGHLTPDLLAREVLKMKNLPLRFFISHSKPSHMEEINNELAEMSREHIEILQNGQVIIL